A DNA window from Coffea arabica cultivar ET-39 chromosome 6c, Coffea Arabica ET-39 HiFi, whole genome shotgun sequence contains the following coding sequences:
- the LOC113693532 gene encoding uncharacterized protein, with amino-acid sequence MDFEKMMEQMERHFQRMLEPIQDELLQIRASGTPKTSKSRRRRRDVEESDGSNNDDDDEEPRASHIILGRPWQFDRQVTFYGVINKYSFSYNSKKVTLTPLSPKQVHEDQLKLQLEYKKYCAKKKENVSAGAKEERKKAIDSSTSEVKSERKQMLLIKAKRVRKLMRDEQPLLMLVSKEVTLNVHELDTNIPLEVVSLLQEYADIFPENVPSGLPPLRGIEHQIDFIPGVSFPNRPTYKSNPEETKALQRQVDELLGKRWARENLNPCAVPVILMSKKDGTWRMCTDCRAVNAITVKYRHPIPRLDDMLDELHGAVFFTKIDLKSGYHQIRIKEGDE; translated from the exons ATGGACTTTGAAAAGATGATGGAGCAAATGGAAAGGCATTTCCAACGCATGTTAGAACCAATTCAAGATGAGTTGCTGCAAATCCGAGCATCTGGAACACCAAAAACTTCTAAGTCCAGGCGAAGACGAAGGGATGTGGAGGAGTCTGATGGTTccaataatgatgatgatgacgagGAACCTCGC GCTAGTCATATTATACTAGGTAGGCCGTGGCAGTTTGACAGGCAGGTAACTTTTTATGGTGTGATTAACAAGTATAGTTTCTCGTACAATAGTAAGAAAGTCACCCTAACTCCCCTTTCCCCAAAACAAGTACATGAAGAtcaattgaaattgcaactgGAGTATAAGAAGTATTgtgcaaaaaagaaagaaaatgtgaGCGCCGGGGcaaaagaggagagaaaaaagGCTATAGATAGCTCGACAAGTGAGGTAAAATCCGAGAGAAAACAAATGCTCCTGATAAAAGCCAAGAGAGTGAGGAAGTTAATGAGAGATGAGCAGCCGCTTCTTATGCTTGTTAGCAAAGAAGTAACTCTAAATGTGCATGAACTTGATACTAACATACCTCTTGAGGTTGTGTCTCTTTTACAGGAGTATGCTGACATCTTTCCCGAGAACGTGCCAAGTGGATTGCCACCACTTAGGGGCATTGAGCATCAGATTGATTTCATCCCTGGAGTTTCATTTCCAAATCGACCAACTTACAAGAGCAACCCGGAGGAGACTAAGGcgttgcaaaggcaagtggatGAGTTGCTTGGCAAAAGATGGGCACGTGAGAATTTGAACCCGTGTGCTGTCCCAGTCATTTTAATGTCCAAGAAAGATGGTACGTGGAGGATGTGTACCGACTGTAGAGCTGTAAATGCCATCACGGTAAAGTATCGCCACCCTATACCTCGcttagatgatatgcttgatgagttACATGGGGCTGTgttttttaccaaaattgaTCTCAAAAGTGGGTACCATCAAATTAGAATtaaagagggggatgaatga